A section of the Humulus lupulus chromosome 2, drHumLupu1.1, whole genome shotgun sequence genome encodes:
- the LOC133817599 gene encoding protein translation factor SUI1 homolog 1, with protein MSELDHQVPSAFDPFADASADDSGAGSKEYVHVRVQQRNGRKSLTTVQGLKKDYSYNKILKDLKKEFCCNGTVVQDPELGQVIQLQGDQRKNVSTFLVQAGIVKKDRIKIHGF; from the exons ATGTCTGAATTAGACCACCAGGTTCCATCTGCATTTG ACCCCTTTGCTGATGCAAGTGCTGATGACTCGGGTGCTGGGTCAAAAGAGTACGTTCATGTGCGTGTCCAGCAGCGTAATGGTCGGAAGAGTCTGACAACTGTGCAAGGTTTGAAGAAGGACTATAGCTATAACAAGATACTTAAGGACCTTAAGAAAGAGTTCTGCTGTAATGGTACTGTTGTCCAGGACCCGGAGTTAGGCCAG GTCATTCAGCTTCAGGGCGACCAGAGAAAGAATGTTTCTACCTTCCTTGTGCAG GCTGGCATTGTGAAGAAGGACCGTATCAAGATTCATGGTTTTTAA